One genomic region from Chryseobacterium sp. JJR-5R encodes:
- a CDS encoding type IV secretion system protein, whose amino-acid sequence MAILLPVMGFAQTDSDYSNLLQFLKGDGAFEKWFMEVFTKLDNSVQDSAAGSALVGRAIGGLGALMYLGYMGWQMAAGDREWEITPMLKPILIGFTLVYWTGFVDMLQAPFEAIAEPGISIFSDVESEVNDLRVTRFKKQQQLLDAVIKLQSEEQAKQDVIDNTSKFSDDSFFDMSESLDKLIQPIKEWQIRMRFDMQKLVSEIIEFICLSILRVCVYLIFFIQKIWSYILIILGPIAIGMALVPGFENSFYSWVSKFINVNLYTFVAYTIINIGQQLIASGYQMEIERYDTLLTGGTIRDLDALMVYIGNSGMIYNGLFTCVAYIVTGIGVLMTPTIADSIVTAGGAGAMTKMKAAAGKLASSTKSTIIAAKSGGRSVASAAAKTNKAGSASGRVQGAMKNGTNAPKG is encoded by the coding sequence TTGGCAATTTTATTACCGGTCATGGGCTTTGCCCAGACCGACAGCGATTACAGCAACCTGCTTCAGTTTTTGAAAGGGGACGGAGCGTTCGAAAAATGGTTCATGGAGGTTTTCACCAAACTGGACAACAGCGTCCAGGATAGTGCAGCAGGATCTGCCCTGGTTGGTAGGGCCATCGGGGGACTGGGCGCTTTGATGTACCTGGGATACATGGGATGGCAGATGGCTGCCGGAGACCGGGAATGGGAAATTACCCCGATGCTCAAACCGATACTTATCGGTTTTACACTGGTCTACTGGACCGGATTTGTCGATATGCTCCAGGCTCCCTTTGAAGCCATCGCCGAGCCGGGAATTTCTATTTTCAGCGATGTGGAATCCGAAGTCAACGATCTGCGGGTAACACGGTTTAAGAAACAGCAACAGCTGCTCGATGCCGTTATCAAGCTGCAGTCCGAAGAGCAGGCCAAGCAGGATGTAATCGATAATACTTCAAAGTTTTCTGATGATTCTTTTTTTGATATGAGTGAGAGCTTGGATAAGCTGATCCAGCCGATTAAAGAATGGCAGATAAGAATGAGATTCGATATGCAGAAGCTGGTTTCTGAGATCATTGAGTTTATCTGCCTTTCTATCTTAAGGGTCTGCGTTTACCTTATTTTTTTTATTCAGAAAATATGGTCTTATATCCTGATCATACTCGGACCAATCGCTATCGGCATGGCCCTGGTCCCCGGATTTGAAAACTCTTTCTATAGCTGGGTATCCAAGTTCATCAATGTTAATCTATACACCTTTGTCGCTTATACCATTATCAATATCGGCCAGCAGCTGATCGCTTCGGGATATCAGATGGAGATCGAAAGGTATGATACCCTTCTGACCGGAGGTACGATAAGGGACCTGGATGCATTAATGGTCTATATAGGAAATTCCGGAATGATCTATAATGGCCTCTTTACGTGCGTGGCCTACATCGTTACCGGGATTGGGGTGCTGATGACCCCAACAATCGCTGATTCTATCGTAACGGCAGGAGGAGCCGGGGCGATGACCAAAATGAAAGCTGCAGCCGGAAAATTGGCGAGTAGCACTAAATCGACGATTATAGCCGCTAAGTCCGGAGGCCGTTCCGTAGCAAGTGCTGCAGCAAAAACCAATAAGGCAGGATCGGCTTCAGGAAGAGTACAAGGTGCTATGAAAAATGGGACGAATGCTCCAAAAGGTTAA
- the traK gene encoding conjugative transposon protein TraK, with product MLIKNIETRIKVNKAVSLATIAFAVFIVIAGFFFSYRMIEDSRKSIYILDNGVPVLAKQTDVLLNRPVEYKAQIELFHRLFFTLAPDDAYIKENIQKSLYLIDDSAKKEYTNLKEKGFFNQIVASSSMVSIHADSITLSPDNKKFRFFGKQMITRKSSVITRKLITEGFYDDIIRSPNNPHGVMLKNWRIINNEEISNQNRNSY from the coding sequence ATGCTTATAAAAAACATTGAAACAAGAATTAAGGTCAATAAGGCAGTTTCCCTGGCAACGATAGCCTTTGCCGTTTTTATTGTTATCGCAGGATTCTTTTTTTCTTACAGAATGATCGAGGATTCCAGAAAGTCGATTTACATATTGGACAATGGGGTTCCGGTACTGGCCAAACAAACAGACGTACTGTTGAACCGTCCGGTTGAATACAAGGCACAGATCGAACTCTTTCACCGGCTGTTCTTTACCTTGGCCCCGGATGATGCCTATATCAAAGAAAATATACAGAAATCATTATATCTGATTGATGACAGTGCCAAAAAGGAGTATACCAACCTGAAGGAAAAAGGATTCTTCAACCAGATCGTTGCTTCCAGCTCGATGGTCAGCATCCATGCGGATTCCATTACGCTTAGCCCGGATAACAAAAAGTTCCGGTTTTTCGGGAAACAGATGATTACCAGGAAATCTTCGGTTATCACCCGGAAACTGATTACGGAAGGCTTTTATGACGATATTATCCGAAGCCCGAACAATCCCCATGGCGTGATGCTTAAAAACTGGCGGATCATTAACAATGAAGAAATCTCCAACCAAAACAGAAACTCTTATTAA
- the traN gene encoding conjugative transposon protein TraN, producing the protein MKSIVLTLLIFTAQFLSAQTATKEKITSDLPEIEITEGINLHIISPEPIQYVDLSTQQLTGDLPATNIARIKITDPVDTEEKGKAKLPMRYSVGSKIGIITVVGQSFIAQYKAIYRNSDNLNTVTNIHIQPEAMQPIEFDKLTFSNLELRNFAMDIIQKKSEKNPVQQNKSLKLTFQLNNVYVMSDYIFLDMTFKNDSNLAYDIEDLKFSIEDKKIYKATNNQSIELAPLFKLNSQKHFRKNFRNIYVFKKFTYPNSKVLMIRMIEEQLSGRTIEMKVNYSDILKADTF; encoded by the coding sequence ATGAAATCCATAGTTTTAACCCTACTTATCTTTACTGCTCAATTCTTATCGGCGCAGACCGCCACTAAGGAAAAGATTACATCAGATCTCCCGGAAATTGAAATCACGGAAGGGATCAACCTTCATATAATATCACCGGAACCCATCCAGTACGTTGACCTCTCTACCCAGCAGCTCACCGGTGATCTTCCGGCAACCAATATTGCCAGGATAAAAATCACTGATCCTGTGGATACCGAAGAAAAAGGAAAAGCTAAATTACCTATGCGGTATTCCGTAGGCAGCAAAATCGGGATCATTACCGTAGTAGGGCAATCTTTTATTGCTCAGTACAAGGCCATCTACAGGAATTCTGACAATCTGAATACCGTTACCAACATTCATATCCAGCCTGAGGCCATGCAGCCGATTGAATTTGATAAATTGACCTTTTCCAATCTGGAACTGAGAAATTTTGCCATGGATATCATACAGAAGAAATCCGAAAAAAATCCGGTCCAGCAAAATAAAAGTCTCAAACTGACTTTCCAGCTGAATAACGTGTATGTAATGAGCGACTATATTTTCCTGGATATGACCTTTAAAAATGATTCTAACCTGGCATATGATATAGAGGACCTGAAGTTTTCCATAGAAGACAAGAAGATCTATAAAGCGACCAACAATCAAAGCATCGAGCTGGCTCCGCTTTTCAAACTGAACTCACAGAAACACTTCAGGAAGAATTTCAGGAATATCTATGTATTTAAAAAGTTCACCTATCCCAACAGCAAAGTTCTGATGATCCGCATGATTGAGGAGCAGCTCTCCGGAAGGACTATTGAAATGAAGGTGAACTATTCAGATATTCTAAAAGCAGATACCTTTTAA
- the traM gene encoding conjugative transposon protein TraM: MDFKKINFKDKKYILPLIALPLLILFIYVGVGLTSGSKKGKDQPKELSLSLGETRDSIKTKNDAYDEFFKNEDNRSELAGLDKEEDSLMNYGDNLSLAQKRRIDSLKEMNANKGYQAQNGPSSYYKKAGNGNGGGSNDDRDYKRSSDIIRMLNDKSYGKPDTGYEEETAKYNTRNQPQQQQQPDPVKYLKQQMLVMDSLEKSRDPEYQSKLAAEEKLKMNKEKMDEFINSTFNVSKSGINDNFNAIYKDKENSFIKAVIDENNKGFLGSRIRLRLLEDIFIRNKKISKGSILYGQISGFSMQRVDLKIVSVFVKGEIYPVNLSIYDVDGMKGLYVPQSVFRDMMREMGSNSVQGTQMDMGGQGFFTTIGSKLFTSTSKSIANLIKTNKAKLKYNSYVFLIDEKQLKDSQNQQNK, encoded by the coding sequence ATGGACTTTAAAAAAATAAACTTTAAAGATAAAAAATACATCCTGCCCCTGATAGCACTTCCCTTATTGATCCTTTTCATATACGTAGGGGTCGGGCTTACAAGCGGCAGCAAAAAAGGAAAAGATCAGCCTAAAGAACTTTCCTTATCCTTGGGAGAAACCAGGGATTCCATAAAGACAAAAAATGATGCCTACGATGAGTTTTTTAAAAATGAAGATAACCGATCGGAACTCGCAGGCCTGGATAAGGAAGAAGACAGCCTGATGAATTATGGAGATAACCTGTCCCTGGCTCAAAAGCGCAGGATCGATTCATTAAAAGAAATGAACGCGAATAAAGGCTATCAGGCACAAAACGGCCCGTCTTCCTATTATAAAAAAGCAGGGAATGGTAATGGTGGTGGAAGTAATGATGACAGGGACTATAAGAGGTCTTCCGATATCATCAGGATGCTGAATGACAAGTCATATGGAAAACCTGATACCGGGTATGAAGAAGAAACGGCAAAGTATAATACCAGGAACCAGCCGCAACAACAGCAACAGCCGGATCCGGTAAAATACCTTAAACAGCAGATGCTAGTAATGGATTCCCTAGAAAAATCAAGGGATCCTGAGTACCAGAGCAAACTTGCCGCTGAAGAAAAGCTGAAAATGAATAAAGAGAAAATGGACGAGTTCATTAATTCAACCTTTAACGTAAGTAAATCAGGCATCAACGACAATTTTAACGCCATCTACAAGGATAAAGAAAACAGCTTTATCAAAGCGGTCATTGACGAAAACAACAAAGGTTTTCTCGGCAGCAGGATCAGGCTGCGTCTGCTTGAAGATATTTTCATAAGAAACAAGAAGATCAGCAAAGGATCCATCCTGTATGGCCAGATCTCCGGGTTCTCCATGCAGCGGGTAGATTTGAAGATCGTTTCGGTTTTCGTAAAAGGAGAAATTTATCCGGTTAACCTTTCGATCTATGATGTAGACGGTATGAAAGGTCTGTATGTACCGCAGAGCGTGTTTCGTGATATGATGCGGGAAATGGGAAGCAATTCAGTACAGGGAACCCAGATGGATATGGGCGGACAGGGGTTCTTTACCACGATTGGATCCAAACTTTTTACTTCCACTTCAAAATCCATCGCTAACCTGATTAAAACCAATAAAGCGAAGCTTAAATACAATTCTTATGTATTTCTGATCGATGAAAAACAATTAAAAGACTCACAAAACCAACAAAATAAATAA
- a CDS encoding type IV secretion system DNA-binding domain-containing protein encodes MQEQQHQLKLYGFVQKAVYGVVALDCASLFYLHADVPVLSNLLKNFTKLSFFYPPVNAKFATLILIGLVAIGTKAQKKKDLNTTTGIIIPMVVGLLMIFSSLLWQGEAADPLLPKVLPGMNIYQVGYALLSFIGAVVLQMGADSISKLMKQKMGKDRWNVEEESFDQNQELVVGDHTINIPYLYWYKGKLNKGWININPFRGTWVIGTPGSGKSFGIINPAIRQMIAKGFCLCIYDFKFPDLAQIAYYHYLLKKSKDSDYNYGFHVINLNKVEQSKRINPFAKKYVETLADAQEMAESMVSSLQKGGASAGGGADQFFTQSAINFLSSCIYFFATYQNGKYSTLPHILSFMNRSYKEIFDTLFNHEELYSLLSPFKSAYDNKAFDQLEGQVGTLKIFLSRLATKESFWVFSGDDVELKITDRENPSIIILASDPATQDINSALYSSVLNRTLRLVNSKHNLPGGIIADEFPTIYIHKIDNIIATARSNRVAVLLGLQEIPQLKQFYKKEVADTIAAIVGNVFSGSARDKNTLDWLEKLFGKIKQKTYSQSISQQGTTTSINEKMDNMIPAGKIAALRTGEMVGMIAQGEENDTEVYKSSAFSGKINLDMKAIKEEEENYVKMPLYYSFIDKSGVDRKNEVLMTNYRRISKEVELLVNELVKPD; translated from the coding sequence ATGCAGGAACAGCAACATCAATTAAAACTATATGGATTTGTCCAGAAGGCGGTGTACGGAGTAGTGGCATTGGATTGTGCATCTCTATTTTATCTTCATGCGGATGTGCCGGTGCTTTCCAATTTATTGAAGAATTTCACTAAGCTCAGTTTCTTTTACCCTCCGGTAAATGCAAAGTTCGCTACGCTTATTCTTATCGGACTTGTGGCCATCGGGACCAAAGCCCAAAAAAAGAAAGACCTTAATACCACTACCGGAATAATAATTCCGATGGTGGTGGGGCTTCTGATGATCTTTTCTTCATTGTTATGGCAAGGCGAGGCTGCAGATCCTCTGCTCCCAAAAGTATTGCCGGGCATGAATATATACCAGGTCGGTTATGCGCTCCTGTCTTTTATCGGTGCGGTAGTGCTTCAGATGGGTGCGGATAGTATATCCAAACTGATGAAGCAAAAAATGGGGAAAGACCGATGGAATGTGGAAGAAGAAAGCTTTGACCAGAACCAGGAACTTGTAGTTGGTGATCATACAATCAATATTCCTTATCTGTATTGGTATAAAGGTAAATTAAATAAAGGATGGATCAACATCAATCCATTCCGTGGGACTTGGGTAATAGGTACTCCGGGTTCCGGTAAGTCTTTCGGGATTATCAATCCAGCGATCCGGCAGATGATTGCTAAAGGTTTTTGTCTCTGCATCTATGATTTTAAATTTCCGGACCTGGCGCAGATCGCTTATTATCATTATCTGCTTAAAAAAAGTAAGGATTCTGATTACAATTATGGTTTTCATGTCATCAACCTTAATAAGGTAGAGCAGTCAAAAAGAATTAATCCATTTGCAAAAAAATATGTGGAAACATTGGCGGATGCTCAGGAAATGGCGGAATCAATGGTTTCTTCCCTGCAAAAAGGAGGAGCCAGCGCGGGAGGTGGAGCTGATCAGTTCTTCACCCAATCCGCGATCAACTTTCTTTCCTCATGCATTTATTTCTTTGCTACCTATCAAAATGGAAAGTACTCAACACTGCCGCATATCCTGTCCTTTATGAACCGGAGTTATAAGGAAATATTCGATACGCTTTTCAATCATGAGGAACTCTATTCCCTGTTATCCCCCTTTAAATCGGCTTATGATAATAAAGCTTTTGACCAGTTAGAAGGGCAGGTAGGTACCCTGAAGATCTTTTTATCTAGGCTGGCCACAAAAGAAAGTTTCTGGGTTTTTTCCGGGGATGACGTGGAACTGAAGATAACGGACCGTGAAAATCCTTCTATCATCATCCTGGCCTCTGATCCGGCCACACAAGATATTAACTCAGCCCTATACTCTTCGGTTCTCAACAGGACCCTACGTCTTGTCAATTCTAAACACAATCTTCCGGGAGGGATCATAGCCGATGAGTTCCCGACGATTTATATTCATAAGATCGACAATATCATTGCGACAGCGAGAAGTAACCGGGTTGCTGTTCTCCTGGGGCTTCAGGAGATTCCGCAGCTCAAGCAGTTTTATAAAAAAGAAGTTGCCGATACTATTGCCGCTATAGTTGGAAATGTTTTCTCCGGATCCGCAAGGGATAAAAATACATTGGACTGGCTTGAAAAGCTGTTTGGAAAAATAAAACAGAAAACGTACTCCCAATCTATTTCGCAGCAGGGAACCACCACCAGCATCAATGAAAAAATGGACAACATGATCCCGGCCGGAAAAATAGCTGCCCTGAGAACGGGGGAAATGGTCGGCATGATTGCCCAGGGTGAAGAGAATGATACCGAAGTATACAAGTCATCCGCTTTTAGTGGGAAAATTAACCTGGATATGAAAGCGATAAAAGAAGAAGAGGAAAATTATGTTAAGATGCCATTATATTACTCCTTTATTGATAAATCAGGCGTTGATCGGAAAAATGAAGTGCTGATGACAAACTACAGACGCATCAGCAAAGAGGTAGAGTTGCTCGTGAATGAGCTTGTTAAGCCGGATTAA